One window of Papaver somniferum cultivar HN1 chromosome 9, ASM357369v1, whole genome shotgun sequence genomic DNA carries:
- the LOC113313375 gene encoding UPF0503 protein At3g09070, chloroplastic-like: MQMNNLEPPAVPAYRLSICDRHPDEPVTGFCASCLRERLAGLDPANQNPNPNNNRLKTATTSALKAIFRGNNQNHNKPSFYSNAGGGASSSSSFFPELRKSKSFSGGRGERFSGVIIEPQRKSCDVRVRNTLSSLFHLDSNYNNHEQKGAQSSVISNNEVLGCDNIDVDSRNLGGFSGGGIEEPVFESKEEEEEEEEEEEEEEEVESVPVEEEEEIEEEIRGFSENVVVTAQAVPIVVEERVGEIEEVVEIEEEKEEEEVVVEDEILVEEVKTMKDHINLESQCKKPPSGRDLKEIAGSFWLAASVFSKKLQKWRKKQKMKKRENGRNSASMRVETRAGRRFRETQSEIADYGFGRRSCDTDPRFSLDAGRMSLDAGRMSLDAGRMSLDAGRMSLDAGRMSFDDPRHSWDEPRASWDGYLMGRMFPRIPPMVSVTEDAPAPVHRIDNQIPVEEPFTDDITMAYPGGSFQTKDYYADSLKRKSLDRSNSVRKMVAEVDEMKFVSNSKVSPANIDYFNVTKLDRDSRESTSNSLRDDRSESFDSSFRDVAGDHRKGAKKSRRWSKAWSIWGFIHRKGGNKDEEERYCRGNVVDRSFSESWPELRRDINEEARMGYNRNSFRSNSSVSWRHSSSNNGGLFGSRRKSSAETNGHSKKRKEEFMLERNRSARYSPSNVDNGLLRFYLTPLRGSRRNGSVKSKPNNSHSIAKSVLRLY; this comes from the coding sequence ATGCAAATGAATAATCTTGAACCACCAGCAGTTCCAGCATATAGATTATCAATATGTGATCGTCATCCAGATGAACCAGTAACAGGATTTTGTGCATCATGTTTAAGAGAAAGATTAGCTGGTTTAGATCCagcaaatcaaaaccctaacccaAATAATAACCGTCTTAAAACTGCTACTACTTCTGCACTCAAAGCCATTTTCAGAGGTAACAATCAAAATCACAATAAACCTTCTTTTTATTCTAATGCTGGGGGTggggcttcttcttcttcttcattttttcctGAGCTTAGGAAAAGTAAATCATTTTCTGGGGGTAGAGGGGAGAGATTTTCTGGTGTAATTATAGAACCTCAAAGGAAGTCCTGTGATGTTAGGGTTAGAAATACTCTTTCATCTCTTTTTCATCTCGACAGTAATTATAATAATCATGAACAAAAAGGGGCACAATCATCAGTAATTTCCAATAATGAGGTTCTGGGTTGTgacaatattgatgttgattcaagaaatttagGGGGATTTTCGGGTGGTGGTATCGAAGAGCCTGTATTTGAatcaaaggaagaagaagaggaagaagaagaagaagaggaggaggaggaagaagtagAATCAGTACCagttgaagaagaggaagaaattgaggAGGAAATTAGGGGATTTTCGGAAAATGTTGTGGTTACAGCTCAAGCGGTTCCGATTGTGGTCGAAGAGAGAGTGGGTGAAATTGAAGAAGTagtagaaatagaagaagaaaaagaagaggaagaagtagtAGTTGAAGATGAAATACTAGTAGAAGAAGTGAAGACAATGAAGGATCATATAAATCTCGAATCGCAGTGCAAGAAACCACCAAGTGGGAGAGATTTAAAGGAGATAGCAGGAAGTTTTTGGTTAGCAGCTTCAGTGTTTAGTAAGAAACTGCAGAAATGGAGGaagaagcagaagatgaagaagcgTGAAAATGGAAGAAATTCAGCTTCAATGCGAGTTGAGACTAGAGCTGGTAGGAGGTTTAGGGAGACTCAGTCAGAGATTGCTGATTATGGGTTTGGAAGGAGATCTTGTGATACTGATCCTAGGTTCTCACTTGATGCTGGTAGAATGTCACTTGATGCGGGTCGAATGTCTCTGGATGCTGGACGAATGTCGCTGGACGCTGGGAGGATGTCTCTAGATGCTGGTCGAATGTCGTTTGATGATCCTCGACACTCTTGGGATGAACCCAGAGCATCCTGGGATGGGTATCTCATGGGGAGAATGTTTCCAAGGATTCCGCCTATGGTTTCAGTTACTGAAGATGCTCCTGCACCTGTTCATCGCATAGATAATCAAATTCCTGTGGAAGAACCCTTCACTGACGACATTACAATGGCATATCCTGGTGGATCATTTCAGACGAAAGATTATTATGCggattccttgaaaagaaagagtcTCGATCGTTCCAACTCTGTTAGAAAAATGGTTGCAGAGGTTGATGAAATGAAGTTTGTTTCGAATTCTAAGGTCTCTCCTGctaatattgattatttcaatgtAACCAAGTTGGACAGAGATTCGAGGGAATCTACTTCGAATTCTCTTAGAGACGATAGGTCTGAGAGCTTTGACTCGTCATTCAGAGACGTTGCTGGAGATCATCGAAAAGGGGCAAAGAAGTCTCGTCGGTGGAGCAAGGCTTGGAGCATTTGGGGGTTTATACATAGAAAAGGGGGTaacaaagatgaagaagagagatACTGTAGAGGGAATGTGGTCGACCGCTCGTTTTCAGAATCTTGGCCTGAGCTGAGGAGGGATATAAATGAAGAAGCCAGAATGGGTTATAACAGGAATTCCTTCCGTAGTAATAGCAGCGTGAGCTGGAGGCATTCGTCATCTAACAATGGTGGTCTGTTTGGGAGTAGAAGGAAGAGTAGTGCCGAGACCAATGGGCATAGTAAAAAGCGAAAAGAAGAGTTCATGTTAGAACGAAATCGGAGTGCCAGATATTCTCCAAGCAATGTTGATAACGGACTCCTAAGGTTCTACTTAACTCCGTTGAGGGGAAGCAGGAGGAATGGCTCAGTGAAGAGCAAGCCAAATAATTCACATTCTATTGCGAAGAGTGTTCTTAGGCTGTACTGA
- the LOC113312553 gene encoding protein TIC 20-II, chloroplastic-like — protein MTSSSINLLRLPSIKPSPHNYRQPFRKPFSSNSSPHLNLRSSSKITPRASSSISNPNSLITLQQKPQSLSFNPLKKLNKKKKETICMASSPSSSSSPSSSGTIPARDRLVSALVYLIPFLNGLNYGTYLFAKYPLLELAFDPIVPLLSFYKSIPSVGLFAFLTLYIGIVRDRNFSRFVRFNSLQAMVMDFMLVVPSLARTILVNADPFAEEIGLKFQLLKVSHDVTFIVIVLAFLYAFSRCVLGRIPEFPGITNAVEWQIFAVDRQL, from the coding sequence ATGACTTCTTCGTCGATTAATCTGCTTCGTCTTCCCTCGATCAAACCTTCTCCTCATAACTACCGTCAACCCTTTAGAAAACCCTTCTCCTCGAATTCATCACCTCATCTCAACCTGAGATCATCATCAAAAATAACGCCTAGGGCTTCTTCTTCCATTTCCAACCCTAATTCCCTAATCACTCTGCAACAAAAACCTCAATCTCTTTCTTTCAATCCCCTCAAAAAgcttaacaagaagaaaaaggaaacaatATGTAtggcatcatcaccatcttcatcatcatcaccatcttcatcgGGAACAATTCCTGCGAGAGATAGATTAGTTTCAGCACTTGTTTACTTAATCCCGTTTTTGAACGGATTGAATTACGGGACGTATCTATTCGCGAAATACCCGTTATTGGAATTAGCATTTGATCCAATTGTGCCATTGTTGAGTTTCTACAAATCAATACCAAGTGTTGGTTTATTTGCATTTCTTACTTTATATATTGGTATTGTGAGAGATAGAAATTTTAGCAGGTTTGTTAGGTTTAATTCATTGCAAGCAATGGTGATGGATTTTATGTTGGTTGTTCCATCTTTAGCCAGGACAATATTGGTGAATGCCGACCCGTTTGCTGAAGAGATTGGGTTGAAGTTTCAGTTGTTGAAAGTGAGTCATGATGTTACATTTATTGTCATTGTGCTTGCGTTTCTTTATGCATTTTCGCGTTGTGTTCTTGGTAGGATTCCTGAATTTCCAGGTATTACTAATGCTGTTGAATGGCAAATCTTTGCCGTGGATCGCCAACTGTGA